The region AATAAAATCCTGACATTCTGAACGTGAAGCTCAAAATGTCAGTTTTAAATATATTTTATATTGTCTAACATGAACTGTGCTCGATAGCACTCGTGGGGCAGGCATCCACACACGCGCAACATTCAATGCACTCATCGATATTGGGTACTGTGGCTTTCCCATCCACGACCACGAAACAATCTACCGGACATGATGCCACGCATTCAGCAGCCCCAACACATTTATCATTATCGACTTTAATAGTAATACCAAGTTCTTCTGATTTGAATTCTTTTACAACCATTGCATTAACCTCAAAAAGGTTATTTGATTAAAAGATATTAAAAGTATTGAGATTCTATTAACAATGTTCATCCCATCGATAGATTTTTTAAGCTGTACATTCAACAATGTTTGGGGAAATAATCATGGTTAGATTCAATGGAATTAATCACCTGGCAATGGCAACTGGTGATATGGACAGTACCATCAGGTTCTGGCGGGACATGTTGGGAATGAGGCTGGTTGCCGGACTGGGACAACCGGGGTACAGGCATTATTTTTTTGAGATCTCTGAGAATGACCTGATAGCATTTTTTGAATGGCCGGGTGTGGAACCTGTGCAAGAAAAGGATCATGGTCATCCGGTGTCAGGTCCCTTTATCTTTGATCATGTCTCGTTCGGTGTTGAGACTGAATCAAACCTCTGGGAGTTGAAAGATTCTCTGGATGCAGGAGGTTTCTGGGTCTCAGATGTAATTGATCATGGTTTCATTCATTCAATTTATGCCTATGATCCAAATGGCATACCTATCGAGTTCAGTCACAATAAGGAGGGCGTAGATATTCGGAAAAACCCGCAGATGAAAGATGTGACCCCTTCTGATGCGACAAAGGAAGGACCTGAGCAGAAAAAAGGGATTTGGCCGGCTGTTAAAAGGCACACACAGGAAAGTGAATGGGTGGTATATCCCGGAGCAGGAAGTGAACTGTTCCACGGGAAAAAATAATATAATATTGACCGCAAAAGTAATAATATAATTTAGCATAAGACACATAAAAGGATACCTGGTGGGATATAAACAAAAATGGAAGGAATAGATGTCCTTGCCGAAGAAGGTGAGGAATCGTCATGGTTGCTGAATACACCTATTGCTCATAGGGGTTTTCATTCTGGAGATGCCGGATGCCCTGAGAATTCAATGAAAGCCTTTGAAAGAGCCATCCAAAAAGGATTTGCAATTGAATTGGATGTCTGTCTTCTGGCTGATAATAACCTGGCTGTGTTTCATGATAACAACCTGAAAAGAATGACAGGTATTGAAAGAGACATCCGTTCATGTGATTCTTATACAGTTAAAAAATTGCGTCTTTTCAATTCTGATGAATATATTCCATTATTTGAAGAGGTACTGGACATTGTAAAGGGAAAAGTTCCCCTTTTGATCGAACTCAAGAATGGGGGCAGGATCGGAAAACCTGAGAAAGCCTTGTTCGAAACCATGAAAGATTATGACGGCAAATATGCTGTCCAATCGTTTAATCCATATTCACTCCACTGGTTCAGGAACAATGCTCCTGACGTTGTAAGGGGTCAGGTCTTTGGCTATAACAGGGGAGAAAATCTAATATATAATGCACGGTTCATTTTAAAAAATTTCTTATTCAATAGAGCGAGCCAGTTCAATTTTATCAATTACGATATTCGATGGCTTCCCATCTGGGCTATCAATACAATAAGAGAGAAAGGGATTCCCATTATAGGATGGACGGCCAGGTCCATACCGGAATATCAATGGGCAGAAAAATGGTGTGACAACGTGGTATTTGAAGGATTTGATCCATCGTGGCCAGTTGATAAAGAATGTATTATCTTTCAGGAAAAACCCGTTGATATCAATTCAACGTTTATGATGAATGAGGTTCCTTATGCTGCCCCGCTGGAATGATGTCTGGTTACTATGCTCACACCACCTTCATCATCGCAAAATCATGATACCCACTCTGGACCTTTATGTGTCCTCGCAACTTGTTATCAAGTTCCAGGTCCCCAGTATCAATATGAAGGGTGGGGGTTGACTCAAGTTTGTCGGGTGAAGCGATCACTTTTATCTCATCTGCCTGCTTGATGACCTCAGGACTTATCTGCTGGTTGCCCCTGCCGAATATGAATCCCTGACTTCCTATGGGACTTACAAAGATCACAACCTTGCCATGGCAATTTTTTATTGCCTTTAAGAGATGTCTCTCACAAGCGTCCTTCTGGACCATCTTCCCGTTCACAACGGCATCCACTCCCAGTAACGTACCGTCAATACCGAAACGGTTCTTCACTTCCATGGTGGTGGTCCCAGGCCCTATAATGTACAACACGTCTTTCCCTTCTACCCTGAAGTCGTCGAATATCCGTTCAGCAATATCTCGTTTGGCATCCACTGCACTGGAAACCTCTTTCCCGCCCTGAACAGCAGAACTGACCGGTACTAAGGCTTCACCTTTTATCCGTACGCTCAATTCATTATTGCGGTAAGCCTCTTCGTCTATATCAAGGACATCCTTGACAGCGGTCTCAAGAAAGGACGATACGATCCGTCCGCATTCCCGGGGGGTGATGCAGAATACAGGGGAGAATATTTTCACACCCGCCGGGATCCCCAGGATGGGCACCTGTTTTCCAATAGCAGAAACAATATCACAGGCAGTCCCGTCTCCCCCGGAAAATAGGATAAGGTCACAGTCAAGCATTTTCCTGGCCGCTTTTTTAGTATCCTCGGCTGTTGTCATCTCTGGGGTCTGATAGATGACCTGATACCTGAATGGTGTGTTTCGCAATACCTTCTCCCCCATTTTTCCTGAACATGTCAGGAATACGATCTCGTTCTCCATATCTTTGATATTTAAAAGAGCCTCTTCCGCCCGTTTGAGACTTACCGGCTTTCCACCCAGTTGTGCGGCAAGATCAGCCAGGCCGTCCGTACCTTTGAGTCCTACCCTGCCTCCCATTCCGGCAACTGGATTGATAATGAACCCGATCTTCATTCAGCAGGGCTCCAGCGTAATATCAGGTTTCGTGCCGCAAACACTTCATCGAGACGACCCACAACAGCGTTATGGGGTGCAGTTCGAACCACTTCAGCGTCCTGTCCGATCTCTTTATAAATATTGATCAGGATGTCACAATATCTGTCAATGGATTCTTTCGATTCGGTTTCTGTCGGTTCGATCATCAAAGCCTCTTTCACGATCAGGGGAAAATAAATGGTAGGCGGGTGGACACCGTAATCGATGAGCCGTTTTGCAATATCAAGTGCACTCACATCGAATTTTTTCTGACGCAATGCACTGAACACAGCCTCGTGTTTTCTGGGAATGTGGACATTCTTGATATCATATGTATTGGAAAGTCTGGATACCATGTAATTGGAATTCAATACAGCAAATTCAGCGATGCGGCGCAGCCCCCCGGAACCCAGTCTCATGATATATCCAAGGGATTTAACCATGACCGGATAGTTCCCATAAAAATGGTTCATTTTACCCACACTCAGGGGCCGGTCGTACTCCAGATAGTATTTCTCTCCGTCATATTCCACAGTGGGTGACGGTAAAAATTGAGCTAGATGTTTTTTGACCCCCACAGGACCGCTTCCCGGGCCTCCGCCGCCGTGGGGTGCTGCGAATGTCTTGTGAAGGTTGAGGTTCATGCAGTCGAATCCCATATCACCCGGCCGCGTCTTGCCGATAATCCCGTTCAGGTTGGCACCGTCATAGAACAGTAATCCCCCTGCACCATGAACGATATCCGCTATTTTCAAAATATTTTTATCAAAAAGACCCAGGGTGTTGGGATTGGTTAGCATCAATGCAGCAGTTTTCTCTGATACTGCCGATGTGAGCATTTCAAGATCAATATACCCCTGTTCATCAGAGGGGATCTCCACCACATCGAAGCCTGCCATAGCAGCACTCTTGGGATTGGTGCCGTGGGCCGAATCAGGTACAATTACCTCGTTGCGGGTATCCTCTTTGCTGTTGAAATATGCTTTTATGATGGTCATTGCCGTGAACTCACCCTGGGCTCCTGCTGTCGGTTGAAGGGTAAAATCATCCATGCCGCAGATAGTTTTCAGATAGTGTTTCAGCAGGTACATGATGTGCAGGGAACCCTGGATGGTTGAAACATCCTGCAGGGGGTGCACCATATTTGTCTCCAGCGCCGCAAGGTGTTCGGTGAATCTGGGGTTATATTTCATGGTGCATGAACCAAGCGGATACATTCCGGTATCAACACCGAAATTGGCTGTTGAAAGTTCAGTATAATGCCGTATAACTTCAGGTTCTGATAATTCAGGTATGTCCAGATTATGTCTGATGAGATGTTCTGGTATACCTCTGCATGGCTGGAATGTGTTCTTGTCTGATTTCTCAAAGATCAAATGAAACTCATGAATATCATGGCCGGATGTAATAATACCACCTCATGTACATACCCTGCACTGTCGAATAGCTTGTTTTTTTATGAAATAGATAAGAACTGATGTGAAAAATAGTTTTCCTTACAATGAAATTTTTGGTGATCAGATAAAGAAAAAAGAATTTTAACAATAAGAACATAATTACAGGATATGGGAAAAGAAATCAGGACCCCCCTCTTCTCAATCCATAAAGGACTTGATGCAAAAATAATAGCATTTCACGGGTGGGAAATGCCTGTGGAGTATTCAGGGATCATTGATGAGCACAAAGCGGTACGAATGTCTGCAGGGCTTTTTGATGTGTCCCATATGAACACGCTGAAGATCTCGGGGGATGGGGCCCTGATGTTCCTTCAATCCATTTCCACCAATGATATAGCCACATGTGACGTCAATGGCATGAAATATTCCGTGGTAGGACGGGAGGACGGCACCTTTGTAGATGATATTGTCATAATCAGGAAAAGCAATGGTTTCCTGCTGGTCACCAATACTGCCAGAAAAGAAGTGCTTATGAACTGGCTGAATATGCATAATATGCATAAGGAGAACTTCACCATAGAAGACGTCACTGACAATACGGCAATCCTTGCCCTCCAGGGTCCGGACTCTACCGCGATCTTATCCAGTATCGCAGACAGACCGGGTGATATCAGATTCTGGCATGGGGCGGAAATACTGATCGCAGGTATTGAAACCTATACCACACGGTCCGGATATACCGGGGAAGACGGCTTTGAGATATACTGCCGTTCAGAAGATGCTGAAGGATTGTGGCAGTCCATTATGGATGCAGGGGACGTGAAACCCGTGGGACTGGGCGCCCGCGATTCACTTCGGCTTGAGATGGGCTATATCCTGTCAGGCATGGATATTACAGATGAAAATAATCCCCTGGAAGCAGGACTTGAATGGGCTATCAAGTGGAGAAAGGACTTTATCGGCAGGGAAGCTCTCTTAAAGATAAAGGAGACGGGTGTGACCCGGAACCTTGTAGGACTGAAACTGGATCGCGGCATCCCGCGACACGGCTATGATATACTGGATGATAAAAATAATAAGATCGGGATCGTGACCAGCGGTACCATCTCACCCGTGCTCGGTGTCGGCATCGGGCTGGGATATGTGGAACCCGGATATTCACATCCTGATACGAAAATAGGAATCATGATAAGAAACAAGGTCTATAACGGAATGGTTGTAAGAACCCCTTTTATTGGAGGCAGGACATGAACCAGACAGAGGTCAGGGGTGGACTGTGGTACACCGAGGAACATGAATGGGTGCGGATCGAAGACGATACTGCGGTCATCGGTATCACAGACTATGCCCAAAAGGAAATGAAGGAGATTGTGTTTGTTGAACTACCCAAGGTTGGAGATAAGCTGGCTTCGGGTGAGGATTTTGGCTATGCCGAATCGGCAAAGGCTGTGAACGGACTGTTCGCACCGTTGAGTGGCGAGGTCATTGAGGTAAATACCGAACTGGAAGACAGTCCAGAACTGGTCAACACTGACCCGTACAGTGAGGGATGGATGATCAAGGTCAGGATGAGTTCGCAAGACGAACTCTCAAAATTGCTGGATGCTGACAGCTATTCAGGACTCCTGGAAACGCTGGAAGAATAGAAAATGGGAAGGTGATGGATTGCCTTATATCCCGCATACCAAAGCAGAGATACAAGAGATGCTGGACCTGATAGGAGTGGCATCTATAGAGGATCTTTTTGCCGATATCCCGAAAGAGGTACTATTCGATGAGGAACATCCCTTTGATGGGAAATCAGAAATGGAAGTTATGCGGGAGATGGGGGCCATGCTGGGGGAGAACAGGACCGGTCCGCTGTTTATGGGAGCAGGGTGCTATAACCATTATGTTCCGGCCGCAGTAGCGTCGATCCTGTCACGGAGCGAATTCTTTACCTCATATACCCAGTACCAGCCTGAATTAAGCCAGGGATTTTTACGCGCATTGTTCGAGTATCAGACATTCATATGCCAGCTTACCGGTATGGAAGTGTCCAATATTTCCATGTATGACTGGGCCAGTGCTCTTGGTGAGGCTGCACTGATGTCTGCCCGCATAACAAAGAAGCGGTGCAATATCTTAGTCCCGAAGACCACGCATCCGGTACGGGTGCAGGTATTGAAAACATACATGAAAGGTGCAGGGCTGAACCTTATCGAGACAGGATTTGATGCCGGGACCGGTCAGCTTGATATTGAGGACCTGAAAAGGGCAGTGAATGATACCACGGCCATGGTCTATATGGAAAGCCCCAACGTCTTCGGTGTGATAGACGAAACGGCACAGACCGTCTCAGAGATCGCTAATGAGGCCGGGAGTATGTTCGTGTTCGGTACCGATATGCTTTCATTGAGCATATTGACCCCACCTGCTGAATATAATGCAGATATAGTGATCGGAGATGCCCAGTCCATGGGGAATCCTGTGAATTTCGGAGGATCCCAGCTGGGTGTTATGGCCTGCAAAAAGCAGTATGTCCGGGATATACCAGGGCGGCTGGTGGGTAAGACCCATGATGGTGAGGGCAGGGAGGGGTTCGTCCTGACGCTTCAGACCAGGGAGCAGCACATACGGAGGCAGAAGGCCACCTCCAATATCTGCACCAACCACGCATTGAATGCTCTGGCAGCTACGGTCTATATTGCATTGATGGGTGCAGGAGGCCTTTCAGAACTGGGGTCTTTGCTGATCAAAAGACCGCAAGAGGTAGCAGAGAAGATCAATGACCTCAGCGGATGGAGGGCCCCGTTGTTCAGTTCGCACCATTTCAGGGAGTTTGTTGCAGTGTCAGATACCGATCCTGAACTGATAAACCATAAACTGCTTGAAGAGGGGATAACTGGCGGACTTGTGCTCAGGGATTGGTATCCGGAACTGGGGAATGCTGTGCTGTACTGTGTTACGGAATGCTGCAGTGATGAGGATATTGAGCGGCTGTTAGAGGTGCTTGAAGCGAATTGAAAGACAATCTCAGAAAAGATGCTCACCTGATATTCTTCCAATATCTCGCCAAGCAGTAAGGGGATTTAAACGAGCCTGCAGTTTTTTGTTGAGCAAAACCGCACCATCCAGGTTCTAAATACTTTACACACGATTATTATAATCGTGAGTTAAGAAAATATATTTGCAGTTTCTTTTTTGTCGTGCACATGTTGTTAAAACACTTCATTTAAAAAGTACCATTTTTAGTAAAATTTCAGTGAAAGTATATTATATTTAATGATAAAATGAGTGAAAAGCTTCAGAAACAAAAACCTATACCACATAAAGGGAGTTATCGCAGCAGCCCTCCCCGACGGTGGCATATTCTATAGGGCCAGAATTGGTCTGGATGAGCTTCCTCATGCATATCATGTTGATGGTGAGGTCACGCCAAGAACATCACGGTTGTGACAAACTGGAATTTTATGTTTTACTCAGGCGCAGGAATCCAATTTAAATGAAAAGAAGCTTATTACAGAATGATAAAATATATATTAATATGCAACTAACATGATATTAAGGCAATGTATATGGTTCAAGCTGTAATAAATATTGAAGAACATACTAACAGGATCTTAAATATTATCAAAGTCAAATATGGCTTGAAAGATAAAAGTTCTGCTATTGACCTCATGGCAACACAATATGAAGAAGAAATACTCGAGCCAGAACTTAAACCAGAATATGTTGAAAAAGCCAAGAAAATAATTCAGCAAAAGCCGGTCGATGTTGGTAGTGTTGATGATTTAAGGGATCGATTAGGCCTTTGATCTTTATGTATAACTTAAAGATAAAGCCTGATCTTGAAAAAACGCTTAAGAAACAGGGGAAAAAGAATAGGAAACAAGTTGAGATAATTCTTAAAAAAATTGATGAAATATTGGAAAATCCTCACATATATAATTTCTTTTTCCTTCGTATTCAAGATTTGAAAAAAAGGTTCTTCTGGATTCTTTTCCCTTACACGAGCATGAATATTCCATTTCCGAAAGTCACTATACCCCGTACTTGAAGGATACCGGGCTTGTTAACGTTTTTTTGCATATAAACTTTTTTATCTATTCTTAGTTGTACAGTCTTGAGTTGAAACATATTTCTCAACTACCTTTCATCCCTGTCCAACTGACCCGTGTTAGCAGCCAGGTGCCCACAGATAATCCTTGCACCATTCTTTGAGATGTGGAAAGTCCTGTCTCAATATTCTAATAAATCGTCCTTAGATTTTCTTTGCAATAAAACTTACGGAATATTTTGGCGGGTATTGAATAAAAATGATCGCTGCAAACTGATATATCGATGATCTTAATATCCAACTCCACAAAGGTCTTTTTTAGGAGTGCCTAGGCCACCATCGCTACATCACCCCCCAGTTCCTTACCCATATTCTTTGGACTGGATGCCATGTGGCTTTAAAGCAAAGATATGTCTATCATGCCTCACCTTCGTTTCATGAATTGTAAATATTGAAACCACTTAAAACACATAATATAAATATAATCGTCAAAGAAGAACAAGAGAATTCATATGGCTAAAGTAACAGTAAAACTATTTGCAAACCTTAGAGAACAGGCAGGAAAAACTAACATTGAAATCGATGGCAATGACCTGCGTGAAGTCTTAAATTCTTTAATAGAAAAATATAACGGACTTGGAGAATTGATTTTTAATAATGAGGAGTTCCATCCTTTCATTCATGTGCTGGTGAACGGCATCAGTGTAAGGGATAAGGACGGGCTGGACACTATGCTTTCCACAGGCGATGAGATCGCATTATTCCCCCCCGTCTCAGGCGGTTAGATATGGATAAATTATTCAAATCTCGTGTGGATGTAAATACTGCAAGACAGGTCTTTCTGGATATCGTTCATCCTTTGAAAGGGATCGAGAGTGTACCAGTAGAAGTAGCAGATAACAGAATTCTTGCCTCTGAAGTGTGCTCTGAGCAAGATGTGCCCCATTACAGACGATCTGCTATGGATGGTTTTGCAGTCCGGGCCGAGGAAACCCTGAGTGCATCTCCTGCATCCCCGATAATTTTGAAGCTAACTGAAGAAGAAGTGGTTCAGAATACATGCCAGCGAGTGCATACTGGTTCGGCCATGCCCGCAGGGGCAGATGCGGTAGTAATGCTTGAAGACTCCAGGCTAATAAACGGTGCTGTGGAAATAACAGCACAGGTCCATCCCAATAAGCATGTGGGGGAGATTGGTGAAGATGTGGAGGCAGGGGATATGCTCTTTGAACCCGGGCATCAACTGCGTCCCGGCGATCTGGCTGTACTGGGATCAATAGGTATCCAGGATATAGAGGTATATCACAGGCCAATGATTGCCATCATACCCACAGGCGAAGAAGTGATGCCCAGGGGGACAGTGTTAAACCCGGGAGAGATCTGGGAAACAAACAGTCTCATGACAGCTTCCTATGTTAAAAAATTCGGTGCAGTCCCAAGGATATCCGATATTGTCACCGACAATTATGAGCTGTTACGACAGGCCATTCTGGCAGAATCAGATGCTGATATGCTGATCATTAGCGGGGGCACATCAGTGGGTGAAAGGGACCTGGTCCCTTCGGTAATAGGAGAGATCGGTGAATTACTGGCACACGGTGTTGCTATCAGTCCCGGCAAACCTACCGCACTGGGTATTGTGAACCAAAAACCTGTTCTGTGCATGCCTGGCTATCCGGTAGCCGGTCTGGTGGCACTGCTGGTATTCGGGAAAGATGCAATACAAAAACTAGGTAACATCCCAAAAATACCAGAAATAATAATCAGGCTGCCCCTTAAAGATAAAATCACATCACGCCAGGGCTATCAGACCTATGTCAGGGTACGCATAGTAGACAATATTGTAGAACCATTGATGACGTCCGGGGCCGGAATACTAAGCTCTGTGGCCAAAGCTGATGGATATGTAGTGGTGCCGCCCAATATCGAAGGATATGGGGCGGGAACCGAAGTAGATGTTATTTTATTCTGATTATCTATCACCCAAAAGGTTGCCTACTGAAAGTCCTCCTGAACCGCTGGTAGAGCTGCCAGTTGAGAAGAAAGGTCGGAGTGCGCCAGCCAGTCCTGCAATACTCAATGATTGGATAATGATCTTGCCTGGCCCTGTGAGCTTGGTCAGGAATATTCCTTCCCCGCCAAACAAAGAGGTCTTGATCCCACCTGCCCTGGTTATATCATAGCTAACAGTTGAATCAAATCCCACTACTGAGCCGGTATCTACTTTGATAGTCTCACCCGGCTGGAGGTCTTTTACCACAAAGTCGCCGCAGGCATGAATAAATACCATGCCCTGTCCGCTGTATTTCTGTAAGATAAAGCCTTCGCCACCAAAGAGTCCGGCACCAAGCTTCTTGGTAAAAGCAACATCCATATCAACACCCGATTCGGCGCATAAAAAAGCATCCCTCTGGGCCATAAATTCTTTGCCGGGAGCTATCTGTATCGCTTCTATCTTGCCTGGAACATTGCCTCCGAAAGCTACAAACCCGTCACCTTGTGGTGTGAACTCTGTTATGAAAAACGATTCACCACTGACCATGCGTTTCAGACCTTTCAGTACACCGCCTTTGGCTTTTGCCTCCATGTCAATGTTATTGGTCATATGGTTCATTGTTCCGGCTTCAGCATACACGGTCTCGCCTCCATTCAGGTGAAGTGTCACCAGCTGGAGATTATCTCCTGTTATTTCATGTTTCATTATATTACCTCACTAATTAAGTGGAATAGATACTATTTATATTTTAATCAATCTCTTATAAAAAAATATTACCGTTAATTTTTTGCTAAATAGAGGTATCTAACATCACACACTACAGGGAATTTAATTCAATTTCATCCGGAAGGTCAACAAAGATGCCATTTAAAATACTAGAAAAAAGCCAGATCGTCCCTACTATACACCAGATAATTATAGAAGCTCCCAAAATTGCCAGAAAAGCCAGAGCAGGTCAGTTCGTTATTCTCAGGATCGATGAATCCGGTGAGAGGATCCCACTGACCATTGCCGATTTTGATGGTGAAAATGGAACTATTACCATCATCTTCCAGGAAATGGGCAAGACAACAAAACAATTATCCAAATTACAGGCAGGTGATAGTCTGCTTGATTTTGTTGGACCACTGGGAAATCCATCTGAAATTGAGCAGGTGGGTACAGTGGTATGTGTGGGTGGCGGTGTAGGTGTGGCCCCCATTTTTCCTATTGCCAGAGCTCATAAAGAAGCTGGTAACAGGGTATTAACCATTATTGGTTCCCGCAACACTGATCTATTATTATGGGAAGATAAGGTGCGGGATGTGAGTGATGAATTATATATCACGACCGATGACGGTTCAAAAGGTCATCACGGTTTTGTGACAGATATTTTAAAGCAATTACTGGAAGGCGATGAACAAATATCCCTGGTTATCGCCATCGGACCGCCTATTATGATGAGAACTGTTGCAGGTGTGACCCATCCTTTCGGCGTCAAAACCATGGTGAGTCTGAACAGTATTATGGTAGACGGCACCGGAATGTGCGGTTCCTGCAGGGTGCTGGTAGGGGGCGAGACAAAATTCGCATGCGTGGATGGTCCGGAATTCAATGCCCATGAGGTTGATTTTACACTGCTTATGAACAGGCTTATGATGTACCGGACTGAGGAACAACTGGCAGAAGAGAAATATGAATGCGATCGGGAGGGATGCCAGTGTTAGACAGGCAGCACATGCCCAGACAGGACCCTGAAAAAAGGAGAAAGAATTTCGAAGAAGTGGCACTCGGGTATTCCGGCGAACAGGCGAAAAAGGAGGCAAGCCGCTGCATACAGTGCAAGAAACCTGCCTGCATAGCAGGTTGTCCGGTTGAGATCAATATTCCCGCATTCATTAAATGTATAGATGAAGATGATATGGAAGGCGCTGTTAAAGAGCTTAAATCCATGAACGCCCTGCCTGCCATCTGCGGACGTGTATGTCCCCAGGAGAGTCAGTGTGAAGCGGTCTGCGTACTTGGAAAGAAAGGTGAACCAGTGGCTATCGGCCGTTTGGAAAGATATACAGCAGACTGGGAACTGGGCACTAAACCTATTCCTGAAGAAAAACCTGAACCCACAGGTAAAAGGGTTGCAGTAGTGGGTTCTGGCCCGGCAAGTCTTACGACAGCTGCAGAACTGGCAAAGCTGGGGCACAGCGTGACCATATTCGAGGCCCTGCACAAAGCTGGAGGAGTGCTGGTATACGGCATTCCGGAATTCAGGCTGCCCAAATCCATAGTCCTTAATGAAGTGAAATATGTTGAAAGACTTGGAGTTTCCATTCAATATAATAGTGTTGTTGGTAAACTGGATACGCTTGATGAATTGCTGGAGGAGTTTAATGCTGTTTTCCTGGGTACAGGTGCGGGTCTGCCCAGGTTCATGGATATTGATGGTGAGAACCTGAGCGGAGTGTATTCTGCCAATGAGTTTTTGACAAGGGTGAATTTGATGAAGGCTTATCAGTTCCCTGATTATGATACCCCAATAAAACGTGGACAGAGGGTTGTAGTAGTTGGAGGAGGCAATGTGGCTATGGACAGTGCAAGGTGTGCCGTTCGCCTTGGTGCAGAAGAGGTCACTATCATATACCGGCGCGGTGAAGAAGAGATGCCGGCCAGGAATGAGGAGATCGAGAATGCAAAGGAGGAGGGTATAAAGTTCAAGATATTATCAAACCCTACGAGGATTTTAGGAGATGAGAGTAACTGGGTCAAACATATAGAGTGTTTAAATATGGAACTATGCGAGCCAGATGAATCAGGCAGGTGCAGGCCAGAACCGAAATTGGGTACTGAACATCTAATTGATGTGGATGTGGTAGTAATAGCAATTGGCACCTCGCCTAATCCATTGATCCCGATGACCTCAAAAGGTCTGAAGACGACAAAGTGGGGGACCATAGTGGCTGACGAGAATGGTATTACCTCTAAAAATGGCGTGTTTGCAGGAGGTGATGTCGTTACCGGTTCTGCAACTGTAATAAGCGCAATGGGTGCCGGTAAGATCGCTGCTAAAGCTATTAATAACTTTCTTAATAATTGAAATTTTATGCTAAATTCTGGTAAAAAAATAAGCACAAGACTTCATTATTAGATTGAAGAGCAGCAAGTCCATAAAGTATATATATAATAAAAAATATATAACCGAAAAGTGAGCGGGTAACAACGTTTTTTAACTAACCCCCACTCCCCTACCCGCTCACTCATAATCATATTTTTTTC is a window of Methanosarcinales archaeon DNA encoding:
- a CDS encoding glycerophosphodiester phosphodiesterase produces the protein MEGIDVLAEEGEESSWLLNTPIAHRGFHSGDAGCPENSMKAFERAIQKGFAIELDVCLLADNNLAVFHDNNLKRMTGIERDIRSCDSYTVKKLRLFNSDEYIPLFEEVLDIVKGKVPLLIELKNGGRIGKPEKALFETMKDYDGKYAVQSFNPYSLHWFRNNAPDVVRGQVFGYNRGENLIYNARFILKNFLFNRASQFNFINYDIRWLPIWAINTIREKGIPIIGWTARSIPEYQWAEKWCDNVVFEGFDPSWPVDKECIIFQEKPVDINSTFMMNEVPYAAPLE
- the gcvPB gene encoding aminomethyl-transferring glycine dehydrogenase subunit GcvPB; this translates as MHEFHLIFEKSDKNTFQPCRGIPEHLIRHNLDIPELSEPEVIRHYTELSTANFGVDTGMYPLGSCTMKYNPRFTEHLAALETNMVHPLQDVSTIQGSLHIMYLLKHYLKTICGMDDFTLQPTAGAQGEFTAMTIIKAYFNSKEDTRNEVIVPDSAHGTNPKSAAMAGFDVVEIPSDEQGYIDLEMLTSAVSEKTAALMLTNPNTLGLFDKNILKIADIVHGAGGLLFYDGANLNGIIGKTRPGDMGFDCMNLNLHKTFAAPHGGGGPGSGPVGVKKHLAQFLPSPTVEYDGEKYYLEYDRPLSVGKMNHFYGNYPVMVKSLGYIMRLGSGGLRRIAEFAVLNSNYMVSRLSNTYDIKNVHIPRKHEAVFSALRQKKFDVSALDIAKRLIDYGVHPPTIYFPLIVKEALMIEPTETESKESIDRYCDILINIYKEIGQDAEVVRTAPHNAVVGRLDEVFAARNLILRWSPAE
- the gcvH gene encoding glycine cleavage system protein GcvH, with amino-acid sequence MNQTEVRGGLWYTEEHEWVRIEDDTAVIGITDYAQKEMKEIVFVELPKVGDKLASGEDFGYAESAKAVNGLFAPLSGEVIEVNTELEDSPELVNTDPYSEGWMIKVRMSSQDELSKLLDADSYSGLLETLEE
- a CDS encoding 4Fe-4S binding protein yields the protein MVVKEFKSEELGITIKVDNDKCVGAAECVASCPVDCFVVVDGKATVPNIDECIECCACVDACPTSAIEHSSC
- a CDS encoding ATP-NAD kinase family protein, with amino-acid sequence MKIGFIINPVAGMGGRVGLKGTDGLADLAAQLGGKPVSLKRAEEALLNIKDMENEIVFLTCSGKMGEKVLRNTPFRYQVIYQTPEMTTAEDTKKAARKMLDCDLILFSGGDGTACDIVSAIGKQVPILGIPAGVKIFSPVFCITPRECGRIVSSFLETAVKDVLDIDEEAYRNNELSVRIKGEALVPVSSAVQGGKEVSSAVDAKRDIAERIFDDFRVEGKDVLYIIGPGTTTMEVKNRFGIDGTLLGVDAVVNGKMVQKDACERHLLKAIKNCHGKVVIFVSPIGSQGFIFGRGNQQISPEVIKQADEIKVIASPDKLESTPTLHIDTGDLELDNKLRGHIKVQSGYHDFAMMKVV
- a CDS encoding VOC family protein; amino-acid sequence: MVRFNGINHLAMATGDMDSTIRFWRDMLGMRLVAGLGQPGYRHYFFEISENDLIAFFEWPGVEPVQEKDHGHPVSGPFIFDHVSFGVETESNLWELKDSLDAGGFWVSDVIDHGFIHSIYAYDPNGIPIEFSHNKEGVDIRKNPQMKDVTPSDATKEGPEQKKGIWPAVKRHTQESEWVVYPGAGSELFHGKK
- the gcvT gene encoding glycine cleavage system aminomethyltransferase GcvT, which produces MGKEIRTPLFSIHKGLDAKIIAFHGWEMPVEYSGIIDEHKAVRMSAGLFDVSHMNTLKISGDGALMFLQSISTNDIATCDVNGMKYSVVGREDGTFVDDIVIIRKSNGFLLVTNTARKEVLMNWLNMHNMHKENFTIEDVTDNTAILALQGPDSTAILSSIADRPGDIRFWHGAEILIAGIETYTTRSGYTGEDGFEIYCRSEDAEGLWQSIMDAGDVKPVGLGARDSLRLEMGYILSGMDITDENNPLEAGLEWAIKWRKDFIGREALLKIKETGVTRNLVGLKLDRGIPRHGYDILDDKNNKIGIVTSGTISPVLGVGIGLGYVEPGYSHPDTKIGIMIRNKVYNGMVVRTPFIGGRT